Proteins co-encoded in one Burkholderia ambifaria AMMD genomic window:
- a CDS encoding indolepyruvate ferredoxin oxidoreductase family protein, whose protein sequence is MTARLPVDGTPALSDYRLTDNLTATRGRIFLTGTQALVRLLLMQRASDVAQGLNTAGFVSGYRGSPLGMVDQQLWKAQKLLDGSGVRFLPAINEELGGTAVLGTQRVEADPERTVDGVYAMWYGKGPGVDRAGDALKHGNAYGSSPHGGVLVVAGDDHGCVSSSMPHQSDFAMIAWHMPVVNPSNIADMLEFGLYGWALSRYSGAWVGFKAISETVESGSTVDLDALQTQWPAPAGFTPPAGGLHNRWPDLPSLTIEARLAAKLDAVRHFARTNSIDKWIAPSAQANVGIVTCGKAHLDLMEALRRLDLTVADLDAAGVRIYKVGLSYPLEMTRIETFVDGLAEVLVIEEKGPVVEQQIKDYLYNRADGARPRVLGKHDAQGACLLSELGELRPSRILPVFAEWLARHKPALDRRERVVDLVAPRILSNEADAVKRTPYFCSGCPHNTSTKVPEGSIAQAGIGCHFMASWMERDTTGLIQMGGEGVDWAAHAMFTNTKHVFQNLGDGTYFHSGILAIRQAVAAKANITYKILYNDAVAMTGGQPVDGSISVPQIARQVEAEGVSRFVVVSDEPEKYDGHHGQFPAGTTFHHRSELDTVQRELRETPGVTVLIYDQTCAAEKRRRRKKGEFPDPDKRLFINDAVCEGCGDCGVQSNCLSVEPLETPLGRKRRIDQSSCNKDYSCVNGFCPSFVTVEGAALKKAAGAAFDEAALAARVDALPVPATHLDAAPFDMLVTGVGGTGVVTVGALISMAAHLEGKSASVLDFMGFAQKGGSVLSFVRIASSDKWLNQVRIDTQQADVLLACDMVVGASAEALQTVRHERSRIVVNTHRIPNASFVQNPDANLHADALLEKMHHAAGDGYLSSCDAQALAAKFLGDSIGANILMLGYAWQLGLVPVSLAAMMRAIELNNVAVPMNKLAFSIGRMAAGDAAGLDALWNARHTVAAQAAPETLAELIADREARLDAYGGARYVERYRALVNAARAKGDDALTRAVATTFYRLLAVKDEYEVARLYADGAFRTALEAQFEGVPGQAYRVKFNLAPPTVAKAGRDGSAPKKRVFGQWMWPVFGMLARVRSLRGTWLDPFGRTAERRMERALADDYETTLTRALAALTAGNAAQVAQLADLHARVRGFGHVKVRNLAGVKRTERELALQLGIDAATSAAVQHALDEMKGAGMLKGIPVVVAK, encoded by the coding sequence ATGACCGCCCGCCTGCCTGTCGACGGTACGCCCGCTCTATCCGACTATCGTCTGACCGACAACCTGACCGCCACGCGCGGCCGGATCTTCCTCACCGGCACGCAGGCGCTGGTGCGCCTGTTGCTGATGCAGCGCGCATCCGACGTCGCGCAGGGACTCAACACGGCCGGCTTCGTCAGCGGCTACCGCGGTTCGCCGCTCGGGATGGTCGACCAGCAGCTGTGGAAGGCGCAGAAGCTGCTCGACGGCAGCGGCGTGCGCTTCCTGCCCGCGATCAACGAGGAACTCGGCGGCACCGCGGTGCTCGGCACGCAGCGCGTCGAGGCTGACCCGGAGCGCACCGTCGATGGCGTGTACGCGATGTGGTACGGCAAGGGCCCCGGCGTCGATCGCGCCGGCGACGCGCTGAAGCACGGCAACGCATACGGTTCGTCGCCGCACGGCGGCGTGCTGGTGGTGGCGGGCGACGACCATGGCTGCGTGTCGTCGTCGATGCCGCACCAGAGCGACTTCGCGATGATCGCGTGGCACATGCCGGTCGTGAACCCGTCGAACATCGCCGACATGCTCGAGTTCGGCCTGTACGGCTGGGCGCTGTCGCGCTATTCGGGCGCATGGGTCGGCTTCAAGGCGATCTCGGAGACGGTCGAGTCCGGCTCGACCGTCGACCTCGACGCGCTGCAGACGCAATGGCCGGCGCCGGCGGGCTTCACGCCGCCGGCGGGCGGCCTGCACAACCGCTGGCCCGACCTGCCGAGCCTTACGATCGAGGCGCGCCTCGCCGCGAAGCTCGACGCGGTGCGCCACTTCGCGCGCACCAACAGCATCGACAAGTGGATCGCGCCGAGCGCGCAGGCGAACGTCGGCATCGTCACCTGCGGCAAGGCGCACCTCGACCTGATGGAAGCGCTGCGCCGTCTCGACCTGACGGTGGCCGACCTCGACGCGGCCGGCGTGCGGATCTACAAGGTCGGCCTGTCGTATCCGCTCGAGATGACGCGCATCGAGACCTTCGTCGACGGGCTCGCCGAAGTGCTGGTGATCGAGGAGAAGGGCCCTGTCGTCGAGCAGCAGATCAAGGACTACCTGTACAACCGCGCGGACGGCGCCCGCCCGCGCGTGCTCGGCAAGCACGATGCGCAGGGTGCCTGCCTGTTGTCCGAACTCGGCGAGCTGCGGCCGTCGCGGATCCTGCCGGTGTTCGCCGAATGGCTCGCGCGCCACAAGCCGGCGCTCGATCGCCGCGAACGCGTCGTCGATCTCGTCGCGCCGCGGATCCTGTCGAACGAGGCGGACGCGGTGAAGCGCACGCCGTACTTCTGCTCGGGCTGCCCGCACAACACGTCGACGAAGGTGCCGGAAGGCTCGATCGCGCAGGCCGGCATCGGCTGCCACTTCATGGCGTCGTGGATGGAGCGCGACACGACGGGCCTGATCCAGATGGGCGGCGAGGGCGTCGACTGGGCTGCGCACGCGATGTTCACCAACACGAAGCACGTGTTCCAGAACCTCGGCGACGGCACCTACTTCCACTCTGGCATCCTCGCGATCCGCCAGGCGGTCGCCGCGAAGGCGAACATCACGTACAAGATCCTCTACAACGACGCGGTCGCGATGACGGGCGGCCAGCCGGTCGACGGCAGCATCTCGGTGCCGCAGATCGCGCGGCAGGTCGAGGCGGAAGGCGTGTCGCGCTTCGTGGTGGTGTCCGACGAACCGGAGAAGTACGACGGCCATCACGGGCAGTTCCCGGCCGGCACGACGTTCCATCACCGCAGCGAGCTCGACACCGTGCAGCGCGAGCTGCGCGAGACGCCGGGCGTCACCGTGCTGATCTACGACCAGACCTGCGCGGCCGAGAAGCGTCGCCGCCGCAAGAAGGGCGAGTTCCCCGACCCGGACAAGCGCCTGTTCATCAACGACGCGGTGTGCGAAGGCTGCGGCGACTGCGGCGTGCAGTCGAACTGCCTGTCGGTCGAGCCGCTCGAGACGCCGCTCGGCCGCAAGCGTCGCATCGACCAGTCGTCGTGCAACAAGGACTACTCGTGCGTGAACGGCTTCTGCCCGAGCTTCGTGACGGTCGAAGGCGCGGCACTGAAGAAGGCCGCGGGCGCGGCGTTCGACGAGGCGGCGCTCGCCGCGCGCGTCGATGCGCTGCCGGTGCCCGCGACGCATCTCGACGCGGCGCCGTTCGACATGCTCGTGACGGGCGTCGGCGGCACGGGCGTCGTGACGGTCGGCGCGCTGATCAGCATGGCCGCGCATCTCGAAGGCAAGAGCGCATCGGTGCTCGACTTCATGGGCTTTGCGCAGAAGGGCGGCTCGGTGCTGTCGTTCGTGCGGATCGCGTCGAGCGACAAATGGCTGAACCAGGTGCGCATCGACACGCAGCAGGCCGACGTGCTGCTCGCGTGCGACATGGTCGTCGGCGCGAGTGCCGAGGCGCTGCAGACGGTGCGCCACGAGCGTTCGCGGATCGTCGTCAACACGCACCGGATTCCGAACGCATCGTTCGTGCAGAATCCCGACGCAAACCTGCACGCGGATGCGCTGCTCGAGAAGATGCATCACGCGGCCGGCGACGGCTACCTGTCGAGCTGCGACGCGCAGGCGCTTGCCGCGAAATTCCTCGGCGACTCGATCGGCGCGAACATCCTGATGCTCGGCTACGCGTGGCAGCTCGGCCTCGTGCCGGTGTCGCTCGCCGCGATGATGCGCGCGATCGAACTGAACAACGTCGCGGTGCCGATGAACAAGCTCGCGTTCTCGATCGGCCGGATGGCGGCCGGCGACGCGGCGGGCCTCGATGCATTGTGGAACGCGCGTCACACGGTGGCCGCGCAGGCCGCGCCGGAGACGCTCGCCGAACTGATCGCCGATCGCGAAGCGCGCCTCGACGCATACGGCGGCGCGCGTTACGTCGAGCGCTACCGTGCGCTGGTGAACGCGGCGCGCGCGAAGGGCGACGACGCGCTGACGCGTGCGGTTGCGACGACGTTCTACCGGCTGCTCGCGGTGAAGGACGAGTACGAGGTCGCGCGGCTGTATGCGGACGGCGCGTTCCGCACGGCGCTCGAAGCGCAGTTCGAAGGCGTGCCGGGGCAGGCCTATCGCGTGAAGTTCAACCTGGCGCCGCCGACGGTCGCGAAGGCCGGACGCGACGGCAGCGCGCCGAAGAAGCGCGTGTTCGGCCAGTGGATGTGGCCGGTATTCGGCATGCTGGCGCGCGTGCGCAGCCTGCGCGGCACGTGGCTCGATCCGTTCGGCCGCACGGCCGAGCGCAGGATGGAGCGCGCGCTCGCGGACGACTACGAGACGACGCTCACGCGCGCGCTCGCCGCGCTGACGGCCGGCAATGCCGCGCAGGTCGCGCAGCTGGCCGACCTGCATGCCCGCGTGCGCGGCTTCGGTCACGTGAAGGTGCGCAATCTGGCCGGCGTGAAGCGTACGGAGCGTGAGCTCGCGCTGCAGCTCGGCATCGACGCGGCGACGAGCGCGGCCGTGCAGCACGCGCTCGACGAGATGAAGGGCGCGGGGATGCTGAAGGGCATTCCGGTCGTCGTCGCGAAGTAA
- a CDS encoding sugar O-acetyltransferase has product MANDDRTTIIPRRTPESAAMRAELARTMVIVARLNRLTFDDAPEVRTLFGELIGTPMDDGFMLIPPFYATGGADTRIGRNVFINQNCTFYDLGGLDIGDDVMIGPNVSLITSGHPVEPSRRRDFVVARPIVIGNNVWIGAGATIIGGVTVGENSVIGAGSVVTRDVPPDTLVGGNPARIIRSIAE; this is encoded by the coding sequence ATGGCGAACGACGATCGCACCACGATCATTCCCCGGCGCACGCCGGAATCGGCCGCGATGCGGGCCGAGCTTGCGCGAACGATGGTAATCGTCGCCCGGCTCAACCGTCTGACGTTCGACGATGCGCCCGAAGTCCGCACTTTGTTCGGAGAACTGATCGGCACGCCGATGGACGACGGCTTCATGCTGATCCCGCCGTTCTACGCGACGGGCGGTGCCGACACACGAATCGGCCGCAACGTGTTCATCAACCAGAACTGCACCTTCTATGACCTTGGCGGACTCGACATCGGCGACGACGTGATGATCGGGCCGAACGTCAGCCTCATCACGTCGGGCCATCCGGTCGAGCCGTCCCGCCGGCGCGACTTCGTCGTCGCGCGGCCGATCGTGATCGGGAACAACGTGTGGATTGGCGCGGGCGCGACGATCATCGGCGGCGTGACGGTCGGCGAGAACTCGGTGATCGGCGCGGGTTCCGTCGTGACGCGCGACGTTCCGCCGGATACGCTGGTCGGCGGAAACCCGGCGCGGATCATCCGTTCGATTGCCGAGTGA
- a CDS encoding glutathione S-transferase family protein: MKLYYWPKTRAFRALWMLEEIGAVYELVPIDLRSHEQGSDAFVQVNPMAKLPALDDGSEPFAESGAVLLYLADRCPGAGLGIAPDDPLRGRFLQWMFFTPTCLEPAMAEKFTGASGNPVAFGWGNITRVQRALAQTLAHSRWLVGDRFTAADLLLASTLKIAFDAHLLPHEGVLGDYVTRAEDRDGHRRAMAVEQREAARLLHP, encoded by the coding sequence ATGAAGCTCTACTACTGGCCCAAAACCCGGGCATTCCGGGCGCTGTGGATGCTGGAGGAAATCGGCGCCGTCTACGAGCTTGTGCCGATCGACCTGCGTTCGCACGAACAGGGGAGCGACGCGTTCGTCCAGGTCAATCCGATGGCCAAGCTGCCCGCGCTCGACGACGGCAGCGAGCCGTTCGCCGAATCGGGCGCGGTGCTGCTCTATCTCGCCGATCGCTGCCCTGGCGCCGGGCTCGGCATCGCGCCGGACGATCCGCTGCGCGGCCGCTTCCTGCAGTGGATGTTCTTCACACCCACCTGCCTCGAACCGGCGATGGCCGAGAAATTCACCGGCGCGTCGGGCAATCCGGTCGCGTTCGGCTGGGGCAACATCACGCGGGTGCAACGTGCGCTCGCGCAAACGCTCGCTCACAGCCGCTGGCTCGTCGGCGACCGCTTCACCGCGGCCGACCTGCTGCTCGCCAGCACGCTGAAGATCGCGTTCGACGCGCACCTGCTGCCGCACGAAGGCGTGCTCGGCGACTACGTCACGCGCGCCGAGGACCGCGACGGCCATCGCCGCGCGATGGCGGTCGAACAGCGGGAAGCGGCGCGTCTGCTGCATCCGTAA
- a CDS encoding ion channel produces the protein MNVDSSSPASRGRGRKLWSGTRPVVAYGMPPLGWRDLYHRALTVSWPVFFLSLAILFLLLNGGFAALYLLGHDAIANQSPAGFVGAFFFSVETLATVGYGDMHPQSVYAHVVSTFEIFIGMSGIALATGLVFARFSRPQAKILFARLAIVRPLNGRMTLMVRAANARQNVIAEAQAKLRLMRVEGTHEGYTLRKIHDLPLVRSEHPIFLLGWNLMHVIDETSPLFGETAESLAARDATLLITIEGSDETTAQVMQARYSWTHADIRWRHRYVDLMHDEDGITHIDYTHFHEVVPVDAESDERGSPGVIESGPAAQASGPAA, from the coding sequence ATGAACGTCGATTCGTCCTCCCCAGCTTCCCGCGGCCGTGGCCGCAAGCTCTGGTCGGGCACCCGCCCCGTTGTCGCATACGGGATGCCGCCGCTGGGCTGGCGCGACCTCTATCACCGTGCGCTGACGGTGAGCTGGCCCGTATTCTTCCTGTCGCTCGCAATATTGTTCCTGCTGCTCAACGGCGGCTTCGCGGCGCTCTATCTGCTTGGCCACGACGCGATCGCGAACCAGTCGCCGGCAGGCTTCGTCGGCGCGTTCTTCTTCAGCGTCGAGACGCTCGCGACGGTCGGCTACGGCGACATGCATCCGCAGAGCGTCTACGCGCACGTGGTCTCGACGTTCGAGATCTTCATCGGGATGTCGGGCATCGCGCTGGCGACCGGGCTCGTGTTCGCGCGGTTTTCGCGGCCGCAGGCGAAGATCCTGTTCGCGCGGCTGGCGATCGTGCGCCCGCTGAACGGGCGGATGACGCTGATGGTGCGTGCCGCGAATGCGCGCCAGAACGTGATCGCCGAAGCGCAGGCCAAGCTGCGGCTGATGCGCGTCGAGGGGACGCACGAGGGTTACACGCTGCGCAAGATCCATGACCTGCCGCTCGTGCGCAGCGAGCATCCGATCTTCCTGCTCGGCTGGAACCTGATGCACGTGATCGACGAAACGAGCCCGCTGTTCGGCGAGACGGCCGAATCGCTCGCCGCGCGCGACGCGACGCTGCTGATCACGATCGAGGGCTCGGACGAGACGACCGCGCAGGTCATGCAGGCGCGCTACTCATGGACGCATGCGGACATCCGCTGGCGTCACCGCTATGTCGACCTGATGCATGACGAAGACGGCATCACGCATATCGACTACACGCATTTTCACGAGGTCGTGCCGGTCGACGCCGAGAGTGACGAACGCGGTTCGCCGGGTGTGATCGAGAGCGGCCCGGCGGCGCAGGCGTCCGGGCCCGCTGCATGA